GAGCATCGCCGCGAGCTGCGTCGTCGGGTGGACGAGGTGGCCGTCGTCCGAGCGATACGCCGCCGAGAACGGGTGGACTGGCACGGCGGGAACGCCCTCGTCGGCGAGCGCGTCGACGACGGCGTCGTTCAGCTCGCACATCGCGCCGTGGATGTCCCGCACCGCCCCCGCGTCCGTGCTCCCGTCAGTTCGAGAGACGCCGTGCGCGCTCGCGTGGTGGTGGCCGAAACTCCCGCCGCCGTGCACGACGACGAGCCGGTCGAAGTCGACGGCTCCGAGGCTCGCCGCCGCCGCTTCGAGCGCGTCCTCGTCCACGGTCTCTGGTTCGTCCTTGTCCGTGATGACGCTCCCGCCGAGCTTCAAGAGGAGCGTCGTCACGACGCGTCCTCCCGGCGGACGCCGTCGGTGGCGAGCGCCGCGCGGAACGACCGCTCGCAGCCCGGCGTCAGCCCGAGCGCCGTGAGAGCGTCGCCGTCCTCGTCGAGCGCGACGATGCAGCCGCCGCCGCCCGCGCCCGTCAGCTTCGCGCCCTGTGCGCCCGCGTCCCGCGCCGCCCACACCATCGTGTCGAGCGAGCGCGCCGACACGCCGAGCGCCGACAGGAGGCCGTGGTTGAAATCCATCAGTCGGCCGAGCTCCTCGACGTCGCCGTCGGCGAGCGCCTCCTCGCCCCGCCGCACGAGGTCGCCGATTGCTTCGACCGTGTCCGCCGCGAAATCGTACTCCTCGCGGAGCCCGCGCACGCCCGAGACGAGCGCGCCCGTGTCGTGACTCGTCCCGTCGTACCCGACGACGAACGGGAGTGCGGGCGCGTCCAGCGTCCGGCAGTCCCCGCCCTCCACGCGCACCGCGCCGCCCATCGCCGAGCAGAACGTGTCCGCCCGCGACGCCTGCCCCTCCTGCACCTCGTGTTCGACCGCGTACGCGCGCTCTGCGACCTCTCGCGCGTCCAGTTCGACGCCGAGCGCGCGCGTCGCCGCGTCGATACCCGCCACCACGACCGCCGCGCTCGACCCGAGCCCCGCGCCCAGCGGGATGTCGCTCTCGATCTCGACGTCGAACCCCGCGTCCGGCCGCCCGGCCGCGTCTCGCGCCTGCTCGACCGCCGCGTCCACGTACCCCATCGCCGCCTCGATGAGCGGCGTCGGCACGTCCACGTCCGGCTTCCCGCCGTCCGACCCCGCGTACTCCACGGTGAACCCGTCCAGCGAGAGGTCGCTCGAACTCACCCGCAGGCGGTCGTCGCCGCGTTCCGACACCGTCACCGTCGCGCGGCGCTCTATCGC
This sequence is a window from Halocalculus aciditolerans. Protein-coding genes within it:
- a CDS encoding isopentenyl phosphate kinase; protein product: MTTLLLKLGGSVITDKDEPETVDEDALEAAAASLGAVDFDRLVVVHGGGSFGHHHASAHGVSRTDGSTDAGAVRDIHGAMCELNDAVVDALADEGVPAVPVHPFSAAYRSDDGHLVHPTTQLAAMLDQGWVPVLHGDVVTHDDAGATILSGDEIIVALAGNLGASRIGLCSTVPGVLDDDGDVVPEITAYEEVADALGESESTDVTGGMAAKVETLLALDSDSYIFGPGDLDAFLAGEAAGTHVRT
- the mvk gene encoding mevalonate kinase, with amino-acid sequence MSSTSSAPGKVYLFGEHAVVYGEPAVPCAIERRATVTVSERGDDRLRVSSSDLSLDGFTVEYAGSDGGKPDVDVPTPLIEAAMGYVDAAVEQARDAAGRPDAGFDVEIESDIPLGAGLGSSAAVVVAGIDAATRALGVELDAREVAERAYAVEHEVQEGQASRADTFCSAMGGAVRVEGGDCRTLDAPALPFVVGYDGTSHDTGALVSGVRGLREEYDFAADTVEAIGDLVRRGEEALADGDVEELGRLMDFNHGLLSALGVSARSLDTMVWAARDAGAQGAKLTGAGGGGCIVALDEDGDALTALGLTPGCERSFRAALATDGVRREDAS